In a single window of the Streptomyces sp. NBC_00353 genome:
- a CDS encoding aldo/keto reductase has protein sequence MTEYRNFGRTGVKVSPLCLGTMMFGARGNTDHDDSIRIIHHALDSGINFVDTADVYSAGESETIVGKALAGGRRDNVVLATKFHGSLGSDPNEQGNSRRWIISEVENSLRRLGTDWIDLYQVHRPEPDTDFDETLGALSDLVHQGKIRYIGTSTFEPSAIVEGQWIAERRGRERVVAEQPPYSLLARGIEREVLPVAQRYGLAVLSWSPLAGGWLTGRYRKGAGQPVSSRAERQAERFDIASPENSAKLDAAEALARLAEDAGLTLVQLALAFVLEHPAVTSAIIGPRTFEQLAGQLGADRVRLSRDVLDQIDKIVPPGTNLSARDAGYQPVSLSDPALRRRSARSA, from the coding sequence ATGACCGAGTACCGCAACTTCGGACGCACGGGAGTGAAGGTCAGCCCGCTCTGTCTGGGCACCATGATGTTCGGCGCCCGCGGCAACACGGACCACGACGACAGCATCCGGATCATCCACCACGCCCTGGACTCCGGCATCAATTTCGTCGACACCGCAGACGTGTACTCCGCCGGTGAGTCGGAGACCATCGTCGGCAAGGCGCTCGCCGGCGGCCGCCGCGACAACGTCGTGCTCGCCACCAAGTTCCACGGCAGCCTCGGCAGCGACCCCAACGAGCAGGGGAACTCCCGCCGTTGGATCATCAGCGAGGTCGAGAACAGCCTGCGCCGGCTGGGCACCGACTGGATCGACCTCTATCAGGTGCACCGCCCCGAACCGGACACCGACTTCGACGAGACGCTCGGCGCCCTCTCCGACCTGGTGCACCAGGGCAAGATCCGCTACATCGGTACGTCCACCTTCGAACCGTCCGCGATCGTCGAGGGCCAGTGGATCGCGGAGCGACGCGGCCGCGAACGCGTCGTGGCCGAGCAGCCCCCGTACTCCCTGCTCGCCCGCGGCATCGAACGCGAGGTGCTGCCCGTCGCCCAGCGATACGGACTGGCGGTGCTCTCCTGGAGCCCGCTCGCCGGCGGCTGGCTGACCGGTCGCTACCGCAAGGGGGCCGGCCAGCCCGTCTCCAGCCGCGCCGAACGGCAGGCGGAGCGCTTCGACATCGCGTCCCCGGAGAACAGTGCCAAGCTCGATGCCGCCGAAGCCCTCGCCCGGCTGGCCGAGGACGCCGGGCTGACCCTCGTACAGCTGGCCCTGGCGTTCGTCCTGGAGCACCCGGCGGTCACCTCCGCCATCATCGGCCCGCGGACCTTCGAACAGCTGGCGGGCCAGCTCGGCGCGGACCGGGTGCGGCTGAGCCGGGACGTCCTCGACCAGATCGACAAGATCGTGCCGCCCGGCACCAACCTGTCGGCCCGCGACGCCGGTTACCAACCGGTCTCGCTGTCCGACCCCGCGCTGCGCCGCCGGTCGGCCCGGTCCGCGTAG